The Sandaracinus amylolyticus genomic interval CGTCTGCGGCACCAGCGTCGGCGCGATCAACGGCGGCTATCTCGCGTCGGTGCTCGACGATCCGATCCCCGGCGTCGAGCGCCTCGTGCAGCTCTGGAGCGCGCTCGAGCTCGATCAGGTGATCGGCTTCGGCGTGATGCAGGCGACGAAGCTCGGTCGCGTCGTGATGGGCGGCCGCAGCGGCGCGGGCCTCTTCGACGCGACGCCGCTCACGAAGATCGTCGACGAGAACATGCGCTGGCAGCGCCTCGTGCGGAACCTGCGGCGCGGCGTGCTCAAGGCGCTGACGATCAGCGCGACGCACGTGGCCACCGGGCGCCCGTGGATCTTCGTCGATCGCGCTCCCGACGTGGAGCTGCCCGTCGGCCTTCCGCCGAACGTCGTGCTGCGTCCCGATCGCATCGGCCCGCAGCACGTGCTCGCGTCCGCGGCGATCCCGATGCTGTTCCCGCCGGTCGCGGTGCGCGGCGAGCTCTTCGTCGACGGCGGCCTTCGCCTCAACACGCCGATGTCGCCCGCGATCCATCTCGGCGCGCGGCGCTTGCTCGTCGTGTCGCTCGCGAGCCAGCCGCTCACGCCGACGCCCGCGTTCGCGCCCGGCGTGTACCCCGGCGTCGCGTTCCTGCTCGGCAAGATCCTCAACGCGTTCCTGCTCGATCACGTGAACGCCGACTTCCTCGAGCTCGAGCGACAGAACCGCTTCATCGACGACGGCGTCGCGCTCTTCGGCCCGCAGTTCGTCGACATGATGAACGCGCGCGCGGTCGCGATGGGACGCCCGCCGCGCCATCGCATCCACGCGCTCGCGGTCTACCCGCGCGAAGACATCGGGCGCGTCGCGAACGACCATCTGCGCAAGAACCACGTGCGCTTCGGGCGCCTGCTGGGGCGCGGCCTGCTCAAGCTGCTCGACATCGGCGAGGGCAGCGACGCCGACCTCGTGAGCTACTTGCTCTTCGACGGCCACTACGCGCGCGACCTGATGCGCATGGGCTACGAGGACGCGCGCTCGCGCGAGGAAGAGCTCGCGCGCTTCTTCTTCGATCCCGACGCGCCTCCGCCGCCTCCTCACGACGACATCGTCGACCCGCCGCTCGATTGAGCTCGCGGGAAGACGCACGTGAGGAGCCTGCCCGCGGTGCGCAGATCACGTACGGTACGTCGTCTGATCCACATCCTGTGGGCCCCCGTGGACACGCTGTGGATAGATCTGTGGAAGTGCGCGGATCCACCCATGATTCGACAGTGGATCCCCCTGTGCTATCACTGAGGAATCCCGCTTGCGACGAATGCTCCAGGAGCGTGCGACGTGACGCGGCCCAAGGAGGCCGAGGCACCGGAGTCGGCGGAAGATTTCCTCCGGCTGGCGCTCTCGGCGTCCGACGCGAAGGCGAGAGCGCGCTGGGCGCGCGCCGGGCTCGCCCTCGATTCCACCGACCTCGACCCCGATACGCAGGTGTTGCTCCTGCGACAGCTCTACCTGTCGCACGTCGAAGCGCGCCGGCTGCGCAAGGCGGTCGAAGTGGCCGAGCAGATGGCCTCGATCGGCCCTCTGCGCGACATCGCGCATCACGACGCGGCGCGCGTGCTCGCTGCGCTCGGCGAGCTGTCCGACGCGATCGTGCAGCAGCGGCTCGCGGCGCGTCACGCGCCGGCGGAGCGACGCAGCTTCCACCTCTGGAGCCTAGGTACCTTCCAGCACTGGGCCGGCGACGTCGACGACGCGCTGCGCTCGTTGCGGCGGGCCGAGCGCTGGGCGACGCGAGACCGCGCGATGATCCGCGCGCACTCCGCGTACGTGCGGCTCACCGCGGACCTCGCGGTGGCCGAGCTCGACGCGATCGTGACCGCGCTGCAGAAGAGCCCGGCGCGCGAGGGCTACGGCCAGTGGCTGCTCGGGATGATCGCGTACGAGCTCGGCGATCGGCGCAAGGCCGCGGTGCACCTGCGCGCGTGGCTGCGCAGGCACGCGGCGCCCGACGAGGCGAAGACGATCACGCTGCGCGAAGAGCTGCGAAGAGCGCGCACGGCGCTGGCGCAGATCGAGAGCGACTGAGCGCGCTGACGCGCGACGGCGCGGATGCTACCGCTCGCGCGGGGCAACGACGCGCGACGTGGGTCGATGCGTGCGCGCTCACCGAGGGAGGCTCTCGTGCGTCGATATCTCGCGCTCGCCCTGTTGCTCGTCGCGTGTGAAGACCCGATCTGCAGTGCGGGCACCGAGTACGACCGCGGCGAGAAACGCTGCATCTGCCGCGAGCCACGCGTCTGGACGGGCGAGGCGTGCGTGTACGATCCGGCGGGTGGTGATGCGGGCAGCAGAGCGGACGCGTCCGTCGATGGCGCGATGGCATCGCCGCCCGTGTTGACGACGGTTGGGCTCTCGTCGTACCAGCCGATCGCGGGCGAGCTCTTGCGGGCCCACGCGGGGCGCATCCTGGCCGATGAAGCCTCCGATGCCGACGTCGCGTACGAATGGTTCGTCGACGACGTGTCGAGGGGAGCGGAGCCTCGGCTCGACACGGCCGGGCTCGATGCCGGGCAGCAGATTCGACTCGAGGCATGGGCGAGGTCCGGCGATGTCGAAGGTCCGCGCGTCGCGGTCGGCCCCGTGACCGTGCACGACGCGCCCGCCTGGAGACCGCTGCTACCGCACCTGTCGTTCAACTCCGTTGCGGTCGCGCACGACGAGCGGCATTCCCGTTGGATCGTGGTGTCGCTCGGGGTTGCGTGGGAAACACGCATCGAGGCGGGTGTGCTGCGGTTCACACCGCTCGCGACGACCGGGGCGGGACCCGTGCCGCTGCACGTGATCCTGGGCGCGGCGATCGATGCTCTCCGTCATCGCATGTACGTCGTGGCGGTCCAGCCTTCGATCTCCGCGGCTGTCGACGTGTTCGCGCTCGACCTCGCGGATCGTGGGCACGAGCGCTGGACGAGACTCGACGCAGCCGGTTCGGTCGCGGAGAACACGCGCTTTCTGTCGGTCGTGTACGACCCCGCAACCGAGGTGTTGTGGATGCTTCCGGGCTTCGACGATGCGGGCGAAGTCGCGACCGTCCACGCGCTCGATCTGCGGGACGACACCCCGGAGTGGCGCTCGTTCGCGCGGCCTTCGGGGATCGAGGCGCGCGGCGGCTCGGCCGTCGCGCTGTCGCCGATCGAGCCGTCGATCGCGTACTCGTTCGGTGGCCTGATGCCCGACGGAACGATCTCCGGCCAGGTCGTACGTCTCTCGCTCGATCCCGCGGACCCGCGCGGCGAGTTGCTCGAAGGCGTCACACTTCCGAGCGGTCGATTCGGGGCGTCCGCCGTCGCGGCTGGAGGTGCGATCTTCGTCGCTGGCGGAGTGGCCGCGCTCTCGTCGACGGACCGCATGCCGCAGGGCCTCGCCCGGTTCGATCCCGTCGCGTCCACGCTCACGACCGAGCTCGAGACGTTCGAGAGCTCCGACTTTCTGGGCGTCGTCGCG includes:
- a CDS encoding patatin-like phospholipase family protein; protein product: MPIPSRASIPPPSTHRGESAIVLAGGGARGAYEAGVLSYVFGELARRCGTPRIDIVCGTSVGAINGGYLASVLDDPIPGVERLVQLWSALELDQVIGFGVMQATKLGRVVMGGRSGAGLFDATPLTKIVDENMRWQRLVRNLRRGVLKALTISATHVATGRPWIFVDRAPDVELPVGLPPNVVLRPDRIGPQHVLASAAIPMLFPPVAVRGELFVDGGLRLNTPMSPAIHLGARRLLVVSLASQPLTPTPAFAPGVYPGVAFLLGKILNAFLLDHVNADFLELERQNRFIDDGVALFGPQFVDMMNARAVAMGRPPRHRIHALAVYPREDIGRVANDHLRKNHVRFGRLLGRGLLKLLDIGEGSDADLVSYLLFDGHYARDLMRMGYEDARSREEELARFFFDPDAPPPPPHDDIVDPPLD